From Klebsiella electrica, the proteins below share one genomic window:
- a CDS encoding inorganic phosphate transporter, whose product MSENNAIQSNGEATASLPKIHQKNSRLTVLFFVFLLAIGIAFAGINLFNDVNDAGAVYTDYIPFLLLGLALLIALGFEFVNGFHDTANAVATVIYTHSLSPMVAVIWSGFFNFLGVLLSSGVVAFGIISLLPVELILQAGTGNGFAMVYALLFSAIIWNLGTWWLGLPASSSHTLIGSIIGVGVANALIHGRTGTSGVDWAQAIKVGYALLLSPAIGFVFAALLLLVMKALVKNRQLYTSPKGDMPPPLWIRGLLILTCTGVSFAHGSNDGQKGMGLIMLILVGTMPIAYALNRSMPPEQIPRVAALAEVTRNDLLQQFPAVNQVQPREVLTSYVRTSELTPDVMPALAQMVGAIGDQIRQYGSVSKIPAQAVSNTRNDMYLASETIKHLKSEKQLQIATRSQHNLDALKSELDNATRFIPFWVKVVVAIALGLGTMVGWRRIVVTVGEKIGKSHLTYAQGASAELVAMATIGAADAFGLPVSTTHVLSSGIAGTMAANRSGLQMSTLRNLLMAWVLTLPVSVLLSATLYWIFTNI is encoded by the coding sequence ATGAGCGAGAATAACGCTATTCAATCTAACGGAGAGGCTACAGCCAGCCTTCCTAAAATACACCAAAAGAACAGTCGGTTAACTGTTCTTTTTTTTGTTTTTTTATTAGCGATCGGCATAGCGTTTGCGGGGATAAACCTCTTTAATGATGTCAATGATGCTGGCGCGGTATACACCGATTACATCCCTTTTCTCCTGCTGGGATTAGCGTTGCTGATAGCGTTAGGTTTTGAATTTGTTAACGGCTTTCACGATACCGCCAACGCTGTGGCGACCGTGATTTATACCCACTCGCTGTCGCCGATGGTGGCGGTGATCTGGTCCGGTTTCTTCAACTTCCTCGGCGTGCTGCTGTCCAGCGGAGTGGTGGCCTTCGGCATCATTTCGCTGCTGCCGGTGGAGCTTATCCTGCAGGCTGGCACCGGCAACGGCTTCGCTATGGTATATGCCCTGCTGTTCTCGGCGATCATCTGGAACCTCGGCACCTGGTGGCTCGGGTTACCGGCGTCGTCGTCACACACTCTTATTGGCTCCATTATTGGCGTCGGTGTGGCTAACGCCTTGATCCACGGACGTACCGGGACCAGCGGCGTCGACTGGGCGCAGGCGATAAAAGTGGGCTATGCGCTACTGCTGTCCCCGGCGATTGGCTTTGTGTTCGCCGCCCTGCTGCTGCTGGTGATGAAGGCGTTGGTTAAAAACCGCCAGCTGTACACCTCTCCCAAGGGCGACATGCCTCCTCCGCTGTGGATCCGTGGTCTGCTGATCCTCACCTGTACCGGCGTCTCCTTCGCCCACGGCTCCAACGACGGGCAGAAAGGTATGGGGCTGATTATGCTTATCCTGGTGGGTACCATGCCGATTGCTTACGCTCTGAACCGCTCGATGCCGCCGGAACAAATTCCGCGGGTGGCCGCGCTGGCTGAAGTGACCCGCAACGATTTACTGCAGCAATTCCCGGCGGTGAATCAGGTACAGCCTCGTGAGGTCCTGACCAGCTACGTACGTACCAGCGAACTGACCCCGGACGTCATGCCGGCACTGGCACAGATGGTTGGCGCCATCGGCGATCAGATCCGCCAGTACGGTTCGGTCAGCAAGATCCCGGCCCAGGCGGTATCCAACACCCGTAACGATATGTACCTGGCGTCGGAAACCATCAAACATTTGAAATCCGAGAAACAGCTGCAAATCGCCACCCGTTCACAGCACAACCTGGACGCCCTGAAAAGCGAGCTGGACAACGCCACCCGCTTTATCCCGTTCTGGGTGAAAGTGGTGGTGGCTATCGCCCTCGGTCTCGGCACCATGGTGGGTTGGCGACGTATTGTGGTGACGGTCGGTGAGAAAATCGGCAAATCCCACCTGACCTATGCTCAGGGCGCCAGCGCTGAACTGGTCGCCATGGCGACCATTGGCGCGGCGGATGCCTTCGGTCTGCCGGTATCGACCACTCATGTCCTGTCCTCAGGCATCGCTGGCACCATGGCGGCCAACCGCTCCGGCCTGCAGATGTCCACCCTGCGCAACCTGCTAATGGCATGGGTGCTCACCCTGCCCGTTTCAGTATTGCTGTCGGCGACGCTTTACTGGATTTTCACCAACATCTAA
- the bssR gene encoding biofilm formation regulator BssR produces MSVDRLYRNLLNKLINANIDLHAYLQLRKAKGYMSVSENEHLRDNLFELCGEMREHGLRLQHELAPEEKDALRLAGGAIASAAVCLMSGHHDCPSYIAVNVETLERCLAELTMNIHKLNKRASVTHV; encoded by the coding sequence ATGAGCGTTGACAGACTGTATCGTAACCTTCTGAATAAGCTGATTAATGCCAATATTGATCTCCACGCTTATTTGCAGTTACGCAAAGCGAAGGGCTATATGTCAGTCAGCGAAAATGAGCATCTGCGTGATAACTTGTTCGAACTGTGTGGTGAAATGCGTGAACACGGGCTGCGGTTGCAGCACGAGCTTGCACCGGAGGAAAAGGATGCACTCCGTCTTGCGGGTGGAGCCATCGCGTCTGCGGCGGTTTGCCTGATGAGCGGGCATCATGACTGCCCGTCATATATTGCGGTTAACGTAGAGACGCTAGAACGCTGTCTGGCTGAGCTGACGATGAATATTCATAAACTGAATAAACGAGCGTCAGTGACCCACGTCTGA
- a CDS encoding cyanophycinase: MHRLSDGRMVIFPTASSEPKVVGEETVAVFQAYGFDVVLAEVYGEGAAQAACDPQIVALVHDYGSVFFTGGNQSFITDALAPAGVASPLLTAIRDVHAQGGLVAGSSAGAAMMSDTMIVGGTSLEAATFGVITSPEQPGMLLGRGLNLFHWGIVDQHFIKRGRLGRLIVAMMESDIPYGFGIDENTALFVKGNDAYVIGEYGVFVLDMRAAQYDYALRTAKNILISYLDDGDGLDLRNIEPRVGSQKMPVTRQDVAYSAPARSLRNVFGAYTLYDLLARLVLGDPLNYTHDHASAIDPKNAMAATIEFARLPEVSQSFIAIRNNELRMTAIRFQASLVSHKLNASQLNASQYSALSRDYGIKPRPESRLLLLGSTPLARDAHLFDDLLNACSNEVGIIAAASAEPRSDAREYLRALADRGIHAVDFNITIDNIERLSLDRALIERIAALKTIILTGGNQIRLVEALLHRGEVTPVLQALVRAYCAGATLIAIGGAAAALSGFMIAGGSSYEALRFGIASDMGRRGLVIQEGLGLFGSGIVDQNLASARRLGRLVVACAEENVRYGLGICEDSGFISNHDNSLLTVVGARGVVLVETDPTQIVLQGDDFIAAGTRLTFALPGDVIDLNTGTLRRQQADEPADAALRQLMTDFIDECGGSDGYSCAEHRDSGPLSLRFNAIGQGCGLLNMTCLRERHG; the protein is encoded by the coding sequence ATGCATCGTCTTTCGGACGGTCGCATGGTGATTTTCCCGACGGCCTCTTCCGAACCCAAAGTGGTAGGAGAGGAGACGGTCGCGGTTTTTCAGGCCTATGGCTTCGATGTTGTGCTGGCGGAGGTCTATGGCGAAGGGGCAGCGCAAGCTGCCTGCGACCCGCAAATAGTGGCGCTGGTTCACGACTACGGTAGCGTCTTTTTTACCGGCGGCAATCAGTCATTTATCACCGATGCGCTGGCCCCGGCGGGCGTCGCCAGCCCGTTATTAACAGCGATCCGCGATGTTCATGCCCAGGGCGGGCTGGTCGCCGGCTCAAGCGCGGGCGCGGCGATGATGTCAGACACCATGATTGTCGGCGGCACCTCGCTGGAGGCGGCGACCTTCGGTGTCATCACCTCGCCTGAACAGCCGGGCATGCTGCTGGGCCGTGGCCTGAATCTGTTTCACTGGGGCATTGTCGATCAGCACTTTATTAAAAGAGGCCGCCTCGGGCGGCTGATCGTCGCCATGATGGAAAGCGACATTCCGTACGGCTTTGGGATTGATGAGAATACGGCGCTGTTCGTCAAGGGAAACGATGCGTATGTCATTGGCGAATATGGCGTATTTGTGCTTGATATGCGTGCGGCGCAGTATGACTACGCCCTCAGAACGGCGAAGAATATCCTTATCAGCTATCTCGACGACGGCGATGGCCTCGATCTGCGCAATATTGAACCACGGGTCGGCTCACAAAAAATGCCGGTGACTCGTCAGGATGTTGCCTACAGTGCGCCAGCCCGTTCGCTACGAAACGTCTTCGGCGCTTATACGCTGTACGATCTGCTGGCGAGGCTGGTATTAGGCGATCCGCTAAATTACACCCACGATCATGCCAGCGCCATCGATCCCAAAAACGCGATGGCGGCCACCATTGAATTTGCGCGGCTCCCTGAGGTTTCGCAGTCATTCATTGCCATCAGAAATAATGAGTTGCGCATGACGGCCATTCGTTTTCAGGCAAGCCTGGTCAGCCATAAGCTCAATGCGTCGCAGTTGAATGCGAGTCAATATAGCGCATTGTCACGCGATTACGGCATCAAGCCACGGCCTGAATCCCGGCTACTGCTCCTGGGTTCGACGCCGTTAGCCCGCGATGCCCACTTATTTGATGACCTGCTGAACGCCTGTTCGAATGAGGTGGGTATTATCGCCGCCGCCTCGGCCGAACCGCGTAGTGACGCGAGGGAATATTTGCGCGCGCTGGCGGATCGCGGCATCCATGCCGTTGATTTTAATATTACCATCGACAATATCGAACGCCTCAGTCTGGATCGCGCCCTGATCGAGCGGATTGCGGCGCTGAAAACCATTATCCTCACGGGCGGTAACCAGATTCGCCTGGTTGAAGCCTTACTCCATCGCGGCGAAGTGACCCCGGTGTTGCAGGCATTAGTGCGGGCTTATTGCGCAGGGGCCACCCTTATCGCCATTGGCGGCGCGGCGGCGGCGCTCTCGGGATTCATGATCGCAGGCGGCAGCTCTTATGAAGCGCTGCGTTTTGGGATTGCATCGGATATGGGACGACGCGGTCTGGTGATTCAGGAGGGGTTGGGGCTGTTTGGCTCTGGTATTGTGGACCAGAACCTCGCCTCCGCCCGTCGTCTGGGCCGTCTGGTTGTCGCCTGCGCGGAAGAGAATGTGCGTTATGGTCTGGGGATCTGTGAGGACAGCGGTTTTATCAGCAATCACGATAATTCGTTACTCACGGTGGTCGGGGCCAGAGGGGTTGTGCTGGTGGAAACTGACCCGACGCAGATAGTCCTGCAGGGTGATGATTTTATCGCCGCCGGCACCCGATTGACCTTCGCCTTGCCCGGTGACGTCATCGATCTGAATACCGGCACACTCCGGCGCCAGCAAGCAGATGAACCGGCGGACGCCGCGCTTCGCCAGCTTATGACCGATTTTATCGATGAGTGCGGCGGTAGCGATGGGTATTCTTGCGCAGAACACAGGGACTCCGGGCCGCTTTCACTACGTTTTAACGCTATCGGACAGGGCTGCGGGCTGCTGAATATGACCTGTTTACGGGAGCGGCATGGTTAA
- a CDS encoding succinylglutamate desuccinylase/aspartoacylase family protein, with protein MNEHQVSAVENTHTRQNITLPASGTGAIHNLSILRFGSPGARPKAYLQAGLHADEFPGMLALHYLSTMLTEAAARGRIVGEIVILPQANPIGLAQQDSGFLLGRHDVESGDNFNRHYLDFTLAMGERLSDKLTPDSQLNRAIIRAEMATLLAEQQPTTALAALRHTLLSLAYDADFVFDLHADNQALPHMYVGTPLWPDAQDIAAELGVRAVLLAEKSGGNPFDEACSAPWWELAQRYPDYPIPLACLATTLELGCNDDVDVRLAQDQAAALYRILERRGVIEGPTDSDLPRLRCEATPLTAMSQVKAQHAGLIVYRLRTGDTVRAGDVVATIIVPAGEEVEVIAETDGILFARHSQPYAWQGKVIGKIAGSVPLATRQGNLLTD; from the coding sequence ATGAATGAACATCAGGTTTCGGCCGTTGAGAATACCCACACGCGGCAGAATATTACGCTGCCTGCTAGCGGGACAGGAGCAATACATAACCTCTCAATCCTGCGCTTTGGGAGCCCCGGGGCGCGACCAAAAGCCTATTTGCAGGCGGGCCTGCATGCGGATGAATTTCCGGGGATGCTGGCGCTGCATTATCTGAGCACTATGCTGACCGAGGCGGCGGCACGCGGACGCATCGTCGGCGAAATCGTCATCCTGCCGCAGGCCAATCCCATTGGTCTGGCGCAACAGGATAGCGGTTTCCTGCTGGGGAGACACGATGTTGAAAGCGGGGACAATTTTAATCGTCACTATCTCGACTTTACGCTGGCGATGGGGGAGCGTCTGTCAGACAAACTAACCCCGGACAGCCAGCTCAACCGTGCGATTATCCGAGCGGAAATGGCGACATTGCTTGCCGAACAGCAGCCGACCACCGCCTTAGCGGCGCTGCGTCACACGCTGTTGTCTCTGGCTTACGATGCTGATTTTGTTTTCGATCTCCATGCTGATAACCAGGCGTTGCCGCATATGTATGTGGGAACCCCGCTTTGGCCTGACGCCCAGGATATCGCCGCGGAATTGGGCGTTCGCGCGGTGTTACTGGCTGAAAAATCAGGCGGAAATCCGTTTGATGAAGCCTGCAGCGCTCCGTGGTGGGAACTGGCCCAACGCTACCCGGATTACCCGATCCCGCTGGCTTGTCTGGCGACAACTCTGGAACTGGGCTGCAATGATGATGTCGATGTGCGTCTTGCGCAGGATCAGGCGGCCGCATTATATCGTATTCTGGAAAGGCGCGGCGTTATCGAGGGACCAACCGATTCCGACCTTCCGCGCTTGCGTTGTGAAGCCACGCCGCTCACGGCGATGTCGCAGGTGAAAGCGCAGCATGCTGGTCTTATCGTGTACCGTTTACGTACCGGAGATACGGTAAGAGCGGGCGATGTGGTGGCAACGATTATTGTGCCTGCGGGGGAGGAGGTCGAGGTGATCGCCGAAACTGATGGCATCCTTTTCGCCCGTCACAGTCAGCCTTATGCCTGGCAAGGAAAGGTGATAGGGAAAATCGCGGGGAGCGTGCCGCTGGCTACCCGCCAGGGCAATTTACTCACCGATTAA
- the cphA gene encoding cyanophycin synthetase, which produces MNIISTSVYVGPNTFARTPLIRLCVDVNPLYASKLNAQGKAVFDALKAAIPGIFAAEGEALPGVQVEATGGLIALIALHLQRLTGLDGELAFAIASDHENEVEVLYSYESEDIGLEAGEVACDMLAELARADEQSAPVDLADHVARFIRYADKYSLGPSALELVRAAQARGIPWYRLNDASLIQVGQGKYQKRIEAALTSQTSHIAVEIASDKNICNQLLGDLGLPVPQQRVVYDGEEALSAARRIGYPVVIKPLDGNHGRGVTVNIADDEAVEMAFTVANDEGSAVVVESMIAGDDHRLLVVNGELVAAARRVPGHVVGDGVHTISALVEKVNQDPRRGIGHENVLTRLDLDERALALLALRGYHAESVPPLGEEVYLRKTANISTGGTAVDVTDIIHPDNKLMAERAIRAVGLDIGAVDFLTSDITKSYRETGGAICEINAGPGLRMHISPSEGKPRDVGGKIMDMLFPAGSQSRVPIAALTGTNGKTTCARMLSHILKMAGHIVGQTSTDAVYIDGNVTVKGDMTGPVSARMVLRDPAVDIAVLETARGGIVRSGLGYMYCDVGAVLNISSDHLGLGGVDTLDELAKVKRVIAEISHDTVVLNADNEYTLKMAAHSPAKHIMYVTRNRDHMLVREHIRLGKRAVVLEQGLNGEQIVIYDNGMQLPLMWTHVIPATLEGKALHNVENAMFAAGMAYALGKTLDQIRNGLRTFDNTFFQSPGRMNVFDAHGFRAILDYGHNEAAVGAMVDLVERLQPRGKKIVGVTCPGDRRDEDVTAIAAKVAGHFDRYICHRDDGLRGRAPDEMPRLMRAALIAHGVDDSAIHIVEQEEDALNTLLGMADRDDLVLFFCENITRSWKQIIHFKPSFADTTERVVSAHYLQEQACDVPDGYKVISDARGLLIIPDAGQPN; this is translated from the coding sequence GTGAATATTATCTCTACCTCGGTTTATGTTGGTCCTAATACTTTTGCCAGAACTCCACTTATTCGCTTGTGCGTGGATGTGAATCCGCTCTATGCCAGCAAGCTTAATGCCCAGGGGAAGGCCGTTTTTGACGCGTTGAAAGCAGCAATACCGGGAATTTTCGCCGCTGAGGGTGAGGCGTTGCCCGGCGTGCAGGTTGAGGCGACCGGCGGGTTAATCGCGCTGATCGCGCTGCATTTACAGCGTCTGACCGGACTGGATGGCGAGCTGGCCTTTGCCATTGCCAGCGACCATGAAAATGAGGTCGAGGTCCTCTATAGCTATGAGTCGGAGGATATCGGACTGGAGGCGGGGGAGGTGGCCTGCGATATGCTGGCGGAACTGGCCCGCGCCGATGAACAGAGCGCCCCCGTGGATTTAGCTGACCATGTCGCACGTTTTATTCGCTATGCCGACAAATATTCGCTTGGACCTTCAGCGCTTGAACTGGTCCGGGCGGCGCAGGCGCGCGGTATCCCCTGGTATCGTCTTAACGACGCCAGCCTGATTCAGGTGGGACAGGGGAAATATCAAAAACGCATCGAAGCCGCGTTGACCAGCCAGACCTCCCATATCGCAGTGGAAATTGCCTCAGATAAAAATATATGTAACCAGTTACTGGGCGACTTAGGGCTCCCGGTCCCGCAACAGCGCGTGGTCTATGATGGGGAGGAGGCCCTGTCGGCCGCCAGACGTATCGGCTACCCGGTGGTGATAAAACCGCTGGACGGTAATCATGGCCGTGGCGTGACCGTCAATATCGCTGACGATGAGGCGGTTGAAATGGCCTTTACCGTCGCCAACGACGAAGGTAGCGCGGTGGTGGTGGAAAGCATGATAGCCGGCGACGACCATCGTCTGCTGGTGGTGAATGGCGAACTGGTCGCGGCAGCTCGCCGGGTGCCTGGTCACGTTGTTGGTGATGGCGTCCATACCATCAGCGCGCTGGTAGAAAAGGTTAATCAGGATCCGCGTCGCGGGATTGGTCATGAAAATGTCCTGACCCGGCTGGATCTGGATGAGCGGGCTCTGGCGCTGCTGGCGCTACGCGGTTATCACGCGGAAAGCGTTCCGCCGCTGGGCGAGGAGGTTTATCTGCGCAAAACCGCCAATATCTCAACCGGAGGTACGGCTGTCGATGTTACCGATATTATCCATCCAGATAACAAATTGATGGCAGAGCGCGCTATTCGTGCGGTTGGTCTGGATATTGGCGCAGTGGATTTCCTGACATCGGATATCACCAAAAGCTATCGTGAAACCGGTGGGGCCATCTGTGAGATCAATGCCGGACCCGGCCTGCGGATGCATATCTCGCCATCGGAAGGTAAGCCGCGTGATGTCGGCGGAAAAATTATGGATATGCTGTTCCCGGCAGGCAGCCAAAGTCGGGTGCCGATTGCCGCGCTGACCGGCACCAATGGCAAAACAACCTGCGCGCGTATGCTGAGCCATATCCTGAAAATGGCCGGTCATATTGTTGGTCAGACCTCCACCGATGCGGTTTATATCGATGGCAATGTCACGGTTAAGGGCGACATGACGGGGCCGGTCTCCGCCAGGATGGTCTTACGCGATCCGGCGGTAGATATCGCCGTGCTGGAAACGGCCCGCGGCGGCATCGTCCGTTCCGGGTTGGGGTATATGTACTGCGATGTCGGGGCGGTGCTCAATATCTCCTCGGATCACCTTGGTCTCGGCGGCGTTGACACCCTTGATGAGCTGGCCAAAGTGAAACGGGTTATCGCCGAGATTTCCCATGACACGGTCGTGCTGAACGCCGATAACGAATACACGTTAAAAATGGCGGCACATTCACCCGCAAAACACATCATGTACGTGACGCGTAATCGCGACCATATGTTGGTGCGCGAGCATATCCGTCTGGGCAAACGCGCGGTCGTGCTGGAGCAGGGGCTGAACGGAGAGCAAATCGTTATTTATGATAACGGAATGCAGCTCCCCCTGATGTGGACCCATGTCATCCCGGCCACGCTGGAAGGTAAAGCCCTGCACAACGTCGAGAATGCGATGTTCGCCGCAGGGATGGCGTATGCGCTGGGGAAAACACTCGATCAGATCCGTAATGGTTTGCGGACCTTCGATAACACATTTTTCCAGTCGCCGGGACGGATGAACGTCTTCGACGCGCATGGTTTCCGGGCCATTCTCGACTACGGTCACAACGAGGCCGCCGTCGGGGCGATGGTTGATCTTGTCGAGCGCCTGCAACCGCGTGGCAAAAAAATTGTCGGCGTGACCTGCCCGGGCGACAGACGTGACGAGGATGTCACCGCCATCGCGGCAAAAGTAGCAGGGCATTTCGACCGCTATATCTGCCATCGCGATGACGGCTTACGGGGACGTGCTCCGGATGAAATGCCGCGGCTGATGCGCGCCGCGCTGATTGCGCACGGCGTGGATGACTCGGCGATCCACATTGTTGAACAGGAAGAGGACGCGCTGAATACCCTGCTGGGGATGGCCGACCGCGACGATCTGGTTCTGTTCTTTTGCGAAAATATCACCCGTTCGTGGAAGCAGATCATTCATTTCAAACCTTCCTTCGCCGACACAACAGAGCGTGTCGTGTCTGCGCATTATCTCCAGGAACAGGCTTGCGATGTGCCTGACGGCTATAAAGTCATTAGCGACGCGCGTGGTTTACTGATTATTCCTGACGCTGGACAGCCCAACTGA
- a CDS encoding Lrp/AsnC family transcriptional regulator, translating to MKDSDGSLTLDRIDLKILSKLQKNGRITNQELADSVGLSASPCLSRVRRMEKAGVIIGYQTHIELAKLCRYVDVIAAITLNNHSLEDFELFESAIQSMRYVVNCTKVSGPIDYLAHFICPDISAYQLLSDELLKIGPKVSNLSSYIVLKSIKPYRGFAFEDLIEPCAKTSE from the coding sequence ATGAAAGATAGTGATGGTTCGCTGACGCTGGACAGAATTGATTTAAAAATACTTAGCAAGCTACAAAAAAACGGACGAATTACTAATCAGGAACTTGCCGATTCTGTCGGTTTATCCGCCAGCCCATGTCTGAGCCGCGTAAGACGGATGGAAAAGGCGGGAGTGATAATTGGTTATCAAACACACATTGAACTTGCTAAATTATGCCGGTATGTTGATGTTATCGCAGCAATAACATTAAACAACCATAGCCTGGAGGACTTCGAGCTGTTCGAATCAGCCATTCAGTCAATGCGCTATGTTGTTAATTGTACAAAAGTTAGTGGCCCGATAGACTATCTGGCGCATTTTATTTGCCCTGATATCAGCGCCTATCAACTGCTCTCTGATGAACTATTAAAAATAGGCCCCAAAGTCTCAAATCTATCAAGCTATATTGTCCTTAAGTCGATTAAACCATACCGCGGATTCGCCTTCGAGGATCTGATAGAACCTTGTGCGAAAACGTCTGAGTAA
- a CDS encoding amino acid permease: MKHGVSLKLRLMRKKPIDDMVEDASAHGSKLGRSITLFQLTMFGVGATIGTGIFFVLSEQVPVAGPAVLIAFLIAGLTAGLTALCYAEMSSMIPASGSSYSYAYVTLGEGIAFLVAACLILEYGISAAAVAIGWSEYLHNLIFNISGLELPRWMLSAPLVAEGYNLKPGGDGLINLPAACLVFLCCLLLMRGSKESARTNAIMVVIKLGVLLLFIALAATSFNAGNLLPFAPHGFAGISAAAGSIFFTFVGLDAVSTAGEEVKNPKRNLPIAIISALLIVTVFYILVALMALGAQSQSEFKGQEAGLALILQHITGATWPAVVLSAGAVVSVFSITLVVLYGQTRILFAMSRDGLLPKIFHKVNPRTMTPNMNTAIVACFVSAIAAFLPSSILWDLTSMGTLVAFTVVSAGVIVLRYSQPDAPRGFKVPFFPLLPILSIIACLYLISSLSLIVFKLTAIWAILAALFYLTYSVRHSRLEKKRDGQNLANSEVAE, translated from the coding sequence ATGAAACATGGGGTATCTTTAAAACTACGCCTGATGCGTAAAAAACCGATAGACGATATGGTTGAAGACGCTTCTGCTCACGGAAGCAAACTTGGGCGTTCAATTACACTTTTCCAGTTAACCATGTTTGGCGTCGGCGCGACTATCGGCACGGGTATTTTCTTCGTGTTGAGTGAGCAGGTGCCGGTAGCCGGGCCTGCGGTTCTGATTGCTTTTCTGATTGCCGGGCTGACGGCGGGTCTGACGGCACTATGCTATGCCGAGATGAGTTCGATGATTCCTGCTTCCGGATCCTCTTATTCATACGCTTACGTGACGCTCGGGGAAGGTATCGCTTTTCTGGTCGCCGCCTGTTTGATCCTCGAATATGGCATTTCGGCGGCGGCTGTCGCTATTGGCTGGAGCGAGTATCTCCACAATCTTATTTTTAATATTAGCGGTCTTGAACTCCCCCGTTGGATGCTCTCGGCACCACTGGTTGCGGAAGGCTACAATCTGAAGCCGGGGGGCGATGGCCTGATTAATCTGCCCGCCGCCTGTCTTGTTTTTCTCTGTTGTCTCCTGCTGATGCGAGGGTCGAAAGAGTCTGCCCGAACCAATGCCATTATGGTGGTTATCAAACTCGGGGTGTTACTTCTGTTTATTGCCCTCGCGGCGACATCGTTTAATGCCGGTAATTTATTACCGTTTGCTCCTCATGGATTTGCCGGTATTAGCGCCGCCGCAGGCTCTATCTTTTTCACCTTTGTGGGCCTTGATGCGGTATCCACCGCGGGTGAAGAGGTCAAAAACCCGAAACGTAATTTACCGATTGCTATTATTAGCGCGCTGCTTATTGTCACGGTTTTTTATATCCTCGTGGCGTTAATGGCTTTGGGGGCGCAGTCGCAGAGCGAATTTAAGGGACAAGAGGCTGGACTTGCGCTGATCCTGCAGCATATTACCGGTGCAACCTGGCCTGCCGTTGTGCTTTCTGCCGGCGCCGTCGTCTCCGTTTTTTCTATCACCCTGGTCGTGCTGTACGGACAGACCCGGATTCTGTTTGCCATGTCGCGCGATGGTTTGTTGCCAAAGATTTTTCATAAAGTGAATCCGCGAACGATGACGCCGAATATGAATACCGCGATCGTCGCCTGCTTTGTGTCGGCAATTGCGGCATTTTTACCCTCATCAATACTATGGGATTTAACCAGCATGGGAACGCTGGTCGCCTTCACGGTAGTGTCTGCGGGAGTGATCGTTTTACGTTACTCGCAGCCCGATGCACCGCGTGGTTTTAAGGTGCCTTTCTTTCCGCTGTTACCGATTCTCAGCATTATTGCCTGCCTGTATTTGATTTCCAGCCTGTCGCTGATTGTATTCAAGCTGACCGCCATCTGGGCAATCCTGGCGGCGCTGTTTTACCTGACATATTCCGTTCGCCACTCGCGACTGGAGAAAAAACGCGACGGACAAAATCTGGCGAATAGCGAGGTGGCGGAATGA
- a CDS encoding universal stress protein, with translation MKYLVGFSADQSGLEALQLAAVLARTTHGSLVVCTLVPEAWDHPSLARIDQEYASFLYQHADRALACAKAALPADISADFIARSVPSTSEGLLRTASELSADCIVMGSARSAIKGRFDSGSVTTNMLQSAGLPVILTPRGFTVADNAVVQRITCAVSGSEHSPLLAEQAGEIAATFGVSLRLATFIVRDKQMYPTGVGYSAENQVANQLRVQAQAAHDAIQHDWHSPVVLSSVLGDGEDWKSALGSIDWEETELLIIGSSDRGQLMRVFLGSNAGKIARFATVPRLVLPRRPD, from the coding sequence ATGAAATATCTGGTGGGTTTTTCAGCCGACCAGAGTGGTCTGGAGGCATTGCAACTGGCCGCCGTTTTAGCCCGCACGACCCACGGCAGCCTGGTGGTATGCACGCTGGTCCCCGAGGCGTGGGACCATCCCTCACTGGCGCGTATTGATCAGGAGTACGCCAGTTTTCTCTATCAGCATGCCGACCGTGCCCTGGCCTGCGCAAAGGCCGCGTTGCCTGCGGATATTTCAGCGGATTTCATTGCCCGCTCTGTCCCTTCCACCAGTGAAGGGCTCCTGCGAACCGCCAGCGAACTCTCGGCGGATTGTATCGTTATGGGATCGGCCCGGTCAGCGATTAAAGGGCGGTTTGATAGCGGGAGCGTGACGACCAATATGCTACAGAGCGCGGGGCTGCCGGTCATTTTAACGCCGCGCGGATTTACCGTCGCAGATAACGCGGTTGTACAGCGTATCACCTGCGCGGTTTCTGGTTCAGAGCACTCGCCGTTACTGGCGGAGCAGGCCGGCGAAATTGCGGCAACATTTGGCGTCAGCCTGAGACTCGCCACCTTTATTGTCCGTGATAAACAGATGTATCCAACGGGCGTGGGCTACAGCGCGGAGAACCAGGTCGCCAATCAGCTGCGCGTTCAGGCGCAGGCCGCGCATGATGCGATTCAACATGACTGGCATTCACCCGTTGTGCTTAGCAGCGTGCTTGGCGATGGCGAGGACTGGAAATCCGCGCTCGGCAGTATCGACTGGGAAGAGACGGAGTTGCTGATTATCGGCTCCAGCGATCGGGGGCAACTGATGCGGGTCTTCCTGGGCTCAAACGCCGGGAAGATTGCCCGTTTTGCCACCGTTCCGCGCCTCGTGCTCCCGCGGCGACCTGACTGA